The genomic segment TCCAGTATCTTTTGTCTGAACATGAATGTGTACTGGAGCATGAGAATACATAGCTACCTGTGTCTTTTCCACATCACActctcagaaataaaaaaaggttacCATCTTAATCTGGTATGTAAACAGAATAGAGAACTTGCCTTATCTTAAACACAAATCATTTTCTATAATACAATTTTCCTTTCTTTAGAATTCCCCTCCATGGGTGAAAACTAggcaagttctttttttaagataCACATTTAGCATTTTAGACAAAAGGCAAGACTACGTTGTCTTTTGACGTTAGGCTGCATTTATGACCAGCGAAACAATACCGAGTGCACCATATACTGAAGCCCATTCTTGTCTCAGAagcagagggtaaaaaactttCTTGTTCTGAACTATTAGCAAtcagattaaaaaagaaaaacccttCTGGCTAGAGAATCTCACAAACACAGGAGTAAACAAaattataaagaaattaaaaagaaagatgcaGCATATTCCTGCAAGCAGGATTAATGGAAAACAATCGGCAACCCCTGTCTTTTACTGAAAAGTAACACTTCATAAAGGGACAGATTTATAAATACTGCTTTGAGGAagtccagttaaaaaaaaaaaaacattgttccaTTTGGTATCTGTGACAATTGGATACACACTTGAGGTGAAATACTTctaaaaaattgtttttaaaacaaatagtgAGCTAGATGATGaaatttcaggtttttttttttaagagacttAATGCAGTGCAGGGTGTTTATAGGTCTATCAAGTGTGTCAGAGTAGTGGCACAATATAAGCTAGTTTTTTTACTTCCTGTTTCAATCTCCATTTACCCCACCCCACTCACAGATAAACTGCtgcaaaaaaatcagaaatcagTACAAAAAACAACGTTCCTTGACAATTCTTTCAACTAGAAACACTACTATTGCAGTCTGTAATGAGACAACACTGGACATGGAACATTGCACACGACAGCgattgaaataaattattttcatacgTCAGCTCTCTCCTGGGTTCGTCTGTGATCCACGTTATTGGTTTACATTCACTTGGTGAAGAGATCACATCTCCTTTTCTCAAACAAGAATAAACCCAAAACAGTCACTAATGGTGGTTGTGCCCTTGCTGATTTGGGCCTGTGGCCAGCGGCTTGATTttgaatacaaaaatgtgaagatgaGAGGCTATCTGATTGCAAACACTGACACAGTAACGCACAAGATCGAAGAAGGAGATGACCTGCAAAAGTATAAAAAGGAacacattaaaaacactttaataGTAACAAATCagcaaaaaatacttttgtaacTTTTTTCCTCCAGAAATGTTATATAAACAAGTGATTTTTATGTTGCCACCAATGTGAAATTAACAATCATCCCATCAATATATGTAGCACACTAACACTGGGAAACAAAATCGATGTACAGACATCTTCTGAAATGTGTGTTTGCCAAGCCATCTGCTTCTTACACACACTGCAAGCACCAcagcaacagccacagtgctagGGAACCACATGAAGCTTTCGCCAGTAACCCCACATCCTGAACAGACCCCCACTTACCTGCCTGAGGAAACACATTCACAGCTGGTTAATCCAACAGCCCAGGACTCAACCAGCAATGTGTGCACTGCGCAACCAGTGTTGCGGTAGGGGAACTTTTATCAGTTACACCTCCTGCTTTCTAAATAGCATTCTTATTACGAGAGCTATTTATCTTTGTGTGCTCAAGGCGTGCACCATTTCACTGATGGTCTCTTAACACTTCCTCACACCACTGCAAACCTACCAGAGCAATCCAGAGAACTAGATACTCATCAATAAAGCTGTTGAAATACTGGTCCAGAAACAGCAGCCCAGGCCCTAAAAAGGCCAGATCATGAAGATGCATTTCACTTTTTGTCATATGTGCAACCTAagggggtaaaaaaaaaagagatacagAATTGATCACAAAATGAACTGAATTACAAAAAGTGGAGTATGCTGTTTGTGTGGAGGTGATCACAGTTAACTAAAGGGTGGGCACAAACCTAAAGGAGAAAACCTCTGTGATTAAAGGCTCAAGTCCCTGGAGCAAAAGCAGACCAGAGGAGGGCTAGAGCAACAGAAACACTCACCACTAATTTGTTGGTTATCTTGGCCGACACAAAACCAAACGCCAGGATGTAAAGACAGGGATGCTTCTCGAAGAGCTGGACAGCCGACTTCTTGTAGATCATGACTGCCAGGATTATTACAGACCCAATGTGCAAGAAAGGTGAAAGCACACTGGTCCCCTGCAAAATATCAGCATAGAACAATACAAAATATGGATCACTAAAAGTGTCTGCCTTAAATGCTTTTGACAAATTatacagaacatgcaaactgtAATTTAGTCCTAAGGGCTTTTGTGAATTTGGAACAAGATATCCAGCTGTCTTGTCCCTCTTACAGAACAGCTTTCCGAGATAAGTCATAATTCCAATGCCACAGAGGCGGGGCTACTAGAAAGTAGGATTTTTAAACAGATTGTGTGATATAGGTTATTTCATGCACAGAAATGTCTACATGGATCTTATACAGGCATTGAAAAACAGACATGCAAGCTGTTTAGAAAGAGCTTCTGGACACTTTCCAAGTCTCTGAAGGGTTTTAACattcaggtttttgtttttttaatatggaaCGATGCAGTAGCTCACGGTACAGGAACACTCCCAGAGAAAAGAGTATGGGAGTTTTTACATAGGTGGCTAAGAGCTTTCTATCTGAGAGAAACAATATGAGCAGAAAGAAAGTGAGAATTACTCACTGCTATTGTGGAGCCGTTTTTTCCAACTCCTCCTGTGAAAATGACTCTGAAGTAGTTTGTGCAGGAGAATACAGCTCCCACCACTGTGCAGATAGCAGGCACAATCTTCATTTGGATGTTTAACACTGGAATCTTGGGATTGAAGAAGGATCTTGATAAAAACAGCACTTGCAACAGTGTAAGCATGCAACTGCTGCAGCTGAGCTTGACTAAAATCCCCACAAAAGTCGAACAGAGGCAGAGGTGCTACACTAATCCAGCACTGCTTAAACTCTGCAATATGAACTGGGCGCTGCAGAAGGTGACAACAGAACTGATGTATGAGGAATGTTCTCAGCCACTGGACTGAAATCAATTCAAATGAAGCAGGTGCATTAAAGACATTCTATTGCCACACACTGTGACCAAATGATAACGGTTTTGCATGGGCTTCTCATGTACAGACTATACAGCAATTTCTTAATGGGTACAACAACAAGCCAACTGGATAAATAGATTTAAAAGTTATCAAAATTTCAGATTcttccatcatcatcatcccaAATATAGAATGCAAATACTGAGGACTAAGGTTCTACTGCTTCAGCAAATAGCTGGACATGTTACCTGATATAAAGTACTCTATTGTACTATTGCACAGGTAAATGAAAAAGGATAGAGGGTGTTTTTCAGTGCTCAGGCCAGCATTCCAATTCATATCGTGTACAGCTTAGTTTTCAGTTAACACTGCACAGATATCTCTAACTGAGCATGCATAACAACATGCTTGTGAAAATCAGAGAATAAGGATTAACAGTGCTTTTGGCTTCCAATGTGCCTTCAATGTTAGTGGCCTGCAACGTGCCTCCAGTTTTACTCCAATATGGCTACAATGATATAGGACGCTAGGAGGTGCTTCTATAGCTGAACAAACTGATAAGGAGAAGATGGCTGTGGGTATCAGTCTGATATCTAATGGCCTTTTAATCAAGACACAGGTACACAACAGCCAAAGCTTAACACTGTTAAGTATGTTGCAAGAAAGGTAAGTACCTCAAAACCCCAGCATAGACTTCTTAAAGATAATCTTCCTAAAGCAAGTGAATACACAGACTCCAATCAAATTAAATTTATGTTTTGTTCCACTGGATCAACTGACAAAACTCTACCTATAAAACTGTGCCAACATAAAAACCCAAATCACATTCTATTGGTACTTCGGCAAATGCATTAAATCTTGCATCCACTTAGGGTGGCCTGGGATACAactttcttgttttaaaaaaagattctcCTTTAGTGAACTGAAACAATATAACCTACATATACAGACGCTGCCTCTGTAAAACCTGCAATTCCATCAGTTATTGCAACTTTGTGTCAAAATGATTCACATGCAGTTAACACTGACCTGGATATTACTGGTGAttcctttaattaaaaaacaaaaaaaacttttcattggaaaaacaaattaccGGAGATTGCCAAAAAGCCGATCCTCCAGTCGCTGCCAGCAAATACATGATTATTATGAAGATTTGTACTTCAGTCACATCAATTCTGATTGagcaaaaagaagcaaaaaaattGAGAGCAGAATTAGAGATTAGCAATTATTTCCAACTCCATGCAGTGTTATTCCCCTCTGTCATGCACAGACTGTCTCActtttcaggtgtttttttatataaaacaccATCACCTACTTCATTCTGCCCCCACCAAGACTTTTTGAAAAACTTTCTGGGAAGCTGAAATATACCGGTAGCGCCTGTATTATCCTACTATATTGCGCTATGCCAATTTTAAGAAGCTTGAACCACATTTTGAGATGGACCACCTCCTCCAATCACGTAGAGGTCAGCAGCGACGATGTGTGAATCTAAAAGCTTTGCAAAGTTGAGTCTTCTCGGCTGATCCCCACCCAAAGCAGTCTGTGCAAGAAGAGGCTTTTGACTGGTTACACCGCAAACCACTACTGCCTGGTTAGAGAAACATCTGGTTACCGTCAGATTCCAGAACCTCGGATCCACAGTTGCTGTGAACATCTGTAACAACACTATACAGATCTGTAACTCTGTAATATCAAATCTGTGAGTCAGGGAAGAGAGAAAGACATTACACTTAACAGCATCAGCTCCTCACAGTTACACCTACATCCAGCCACAGACATAACTTCAGCTACTCTGCTTACGGAGCACAAGAAGAGCAGGAAGAAGCCGAGCCTGCGCACTGCAGTCTCACAAGCTGATGGAGATACACTGGTGTGTGATTTCAGTCAAACTTTCTAAGGATGACACCCTGTTAAAAGTGCtccatgtggtatttgcagttgGCCTTACATATAAAATGCCCAGCCAAGCTGGAACACCTCAGGGGATACCGTGGCACAGTATGCCCAAGGTAACCCCACCAAACTCAGCAGGGGAACGCTAGTCACTGCCGAGGATCAAACCTCACCCCCCTTCTACCCACCCTGCGACTGTGGCGATTTGCTCTTGACAAATTGGTTCTTAAGCAAAAACAGGACCAGGGTTCTGTCCAACTGGGCCCTTTTGCTTGAAAACAAATTGATCTGCTTACTGGTTTAGACTTCGGTCCccagtttaaaaaatgcatcatGACCAACAAGTTTGGCACGCAGAATTTTATGCAGTTTCTCCTCAACGTGCTAATGAAAATGCGCTCCCTTATTTGACTAAACAGCTGGGAATGACACTATGACACAGGGAGCCCGATACACTTGTTCTTGGGCTGATCTGATGTATCCGACAATTGAGATCCTGTGATCAAGATCAGTTTGCTCAGGAGTGAAAACTACTGCTATGCCCAGTGAAATCCCACCAGGTATTTAAATTCACTTGGGACTTGCATTTAGGCTGAAGGTTTGTTTTTACCAGGGTCTTGTATCCATTGAAGATACTTTCTGATTAATTctaaaaacgtttttaaaaaaaagagcaacaccatttttttttaacagaagaagcaacattttttttctcaattctgAATTCCCCTCCATGCCATTAACACTTAATGGCTTCCCCTTTTCCTGCTTCCGAGTGCCAAGTCTCTGGTCTTGCACGGTGCAGACAGACACCACAGTGCTTTCCAGGGGAAGTTACTCACATGCCGAAGCGCAGGGTGCCCGAGACGTACGTCTGCCAGTGGGCACAGTAGAACATGAACATC from the Lepisosteus oculatus isolate fLepOcu1 chromosome 5, fLepOcu1.hap2, whole genome shotgun sequence genome contains:
- the cept1b gene encoding choline/ethanolaminephosphotransferase 1 isoform X2, with protein sequence MSSHRTARLRARDPDRPLDSGCRSAAGAGGAGCVLRKLIQLPAPPLSRHQLKRLEEHRYSSAGRSLLEPLMQRYWEWLVACVPAWIAPNLITIVGLVTNIFTTLVLVYYCPTATEQAPLWAYLACAVGLFIYQSLDAIDGKQARRTNSSSPLGELFDHGCDSLSTVFVVLGTCIAVQLGTNPDWMFFCCFAGMFMFYCAHWQTYVSGTLRFGIFDITELQICIVLLQMFTATVDPRFWNLTIPVLNIQMKIVPAICTVVGAVFSCTNYFRVIFTGGVGKNGSTIAGTSVLSPFLHIGSVIILAVMIYKKSAVQLFEKHPCLYILAFGFVSAKITNKLVVAHMTKSEMHLHDLAFLGPGLLFLDQYFNSFIDEYLVLWIALVISFFDLVRYCVSVCNQIASHLHIFVFKIKPLATGPNQQGHNHH
- the cept1b gene encoding choline/ethanolaminephosphotransferase 1 isoform X1, which produces MSSHRTARLRARDPDRPLDSGCRSAAGAGGAGCVLRKLIQLPAPPLSRHQLKRLEEHRYSSAGRSLLEPLMQRYWEWLVACVPAWIAPNLITIVGLVTNIFTTLVLVYYCPTATEQAPLWAYLACAVGLFIYQSLDAIDGKQARRTNSSSPLGELFDHGCDSLSTVFVVLGTCIAVQLGTNPDWMFFCCFAGMFMFYCAHWQTYVSGTLRFGIIDVTEVQIFIIIMYLLAATGGSAFWQSPIPVLNIQMKIVPAICTVVGAVFSCTNYFRVIFTGGVGKNGSTIAGTSVLSPFLHIGSVIILAVMIYKKSAVQLFEKHPCLYILAFGFVSAKITNKLVVAHMTKSEMHLHDLAFLGPGLLFLDQYFNSFIDEYLVLWIALVISFFDLVRYCVSVCNQIASHLHIFVFKIKPLATGPNQQGHNHH